The Coccidioides posadasii str. Silveira chromosome 2, complete sequence genomic interval ATACACTACAACAAAAACATAACAAAATATGTGAAACGGTGAAAGAGATATGGGAAGGTTTTCTGAGATCCCCTTGAATCATTGATGGCACTCTAACGGATACGCCGCAGCTGCTATGGATAGAGGGGCTGAGAGGTTTGGGAGGCCATTATGAAATGTACATCGAATATTGGGCAGCTTGCAGCAGCTCCTGTGGAGTTGGTTTTTTAACCGTCTTCTGGCCCTTTCGGTATTTTGCCGGTCTTGTTTGTTACACTACTGAAACAGGGTAGGACAGAAGTATTCGGCTTATGGTCTGTTGGGCTTTGTGAGCCATCGGATGCTTGAGAGGGGGGCATTTTGTTTTTGTGGCCTTTTGGGTATTTTGCTTTTTGCGGGTATTGGAGATCAGACGTGGATCAATAGCTTGTGTCCATAAGGTACATGAGCCATAAGTATTCGAGGTTCTGTGCAGGATAATGAGTACATACATCTCTGCATGGCAGTGGGCGCTCAGGGGCGGGGTCCTTGAACGATACACATTGGGAGACTTGCATGGGTGAATGGTGGAAATGCAGAAAAAGCAATGGGACATCTGGACGAAACCATTTCTCAGGGACAGGCCCTTTAGGCCCTTTTGTCCCTCTTATTGACACACAATGCTCTTGGGAGAAACGTCGCGTTACCTGCACTATGACAGCATTTGCAGTTCAGCGATGGCCACGGGCTAGGGTTCCCGTTCGGGGGTTGGGTTGATCCTTCGAAAGCCCTATTAACCTAGTGGACCCTTGGTGGGTATATCCTGAGCGGATTATGGTCGGGGTCGGACGATGAAACGCCTGGAGGGCTAATAGTCCGTATTCCATAGTTCTGCATTCAGACCAGAAGTTTAAAGGAAAggacaagaagaataataataatacgACCTCGCAAAGGTGAATGACTCCTCTGGTGAAGAAGAGCAGAAATCGAGCTGTGCACGTTTTTTAGAATTGTGTAACGAAACCTGTCCCAAAGCGCCGGGCCACTGTTTTCGTCCTTGCTTGACTTGAAAGGTGCTCAAGAACGGGGAAGATGGGTATGACAGATCCGCGATCATTCCATGGCCGTGTCCGGTCGACGTTAAAGGGCACGGGGTTCCAATCGCTGCCTGCGAGGTGTGAGCGGCTGCTAAAAGCAGAAGTCAGGACATGGGCAGAAACATGCACCCTACAAATCGCACCACCCAACAAGGATACGGAGTTGGGATGGACATCCAAGCAACAGGGAAACGGTGAAGAAACAATTGACGAGTCACAAAAGGCCGCTGCTCCAAGGAATACTACACCGTATGCGGACCCTGAAAGATCAAGGCAgggttttctttttgcacaCGGCATTCTTCCATGCCTGGACAACGTCATCAATTCAGGAGACCACGGCTGTCGTTACGATGAGCGACTCTCTCATGTAACTATCTGAGGGAATATCCATGTATTGCTTCGGAAGGACATTCTCTTTTTGTTGGTATTGGAAAGGGGTCTTGAAACCGCAATGGTTATCCCAAGCCACAAACACCGCTGTCTGTATCGATGGGTGAAGGTCCAGTTACGCCCGCAAAGGGCATTCAAGAGCGGAGGCAAACCCGAAAATCATGCAGACTGAGTTGGCTCTAGCCCAGAAGCGGCCTGGGGCCTAGCGGAATCGGCGGATTCTCCGTCTGCCGATGCACGCTTATTCCTCGCTAGCGCCCACGGGTGAGAGACGGCGCTGTTCAGTGGAAAGAAAGGCGGCCGGGCGGCCAAGCCGCACGAGAACAACCCTTGCTCACGACATGGTGGTGGGGGGTGGGATGGAAGCAAAAggtgtttttcttttttctttcctttttttttttttttttaataaacAAAAGGCAGGGCTTAGTGAATCTTTTCTAGCTTCTGGGCTCAGGGTTGTTAACTATCCCAGTGGATGCCTTTCTCTGCCCAGAAATTCTTCCCAGTAGTTACTCTGTACACACTTGGTACTCTCTATCACTGtctgtaataatcttttGCTGCGATTCACGTCGTGCATGCTGGGCATACATAGCAAACGACAGATGTCCCCGAAACGTCGTCATCACAGCGGCTGCACGATACTCGAACCAAAGTATGAACATCCATACTCTGTCCATAACAGTGTTTGATCTGTCTGCATTTTTGGTTGGATAACCTCGGACCGGAAGTTATGCTGCCAAGAATGGGGATGTCGCCCGGCCGCATCGGGCTACTCCTCGCtggctcaaaaaaaaaaaggaggagTGCAGAATTTACAAGCTACAAGCAAAAGAGTCATGCGCCTAAGCGCGTCCAACCGCGGCTCCGGTATTGAGAGGTGCATGAATGAAAATGACCAAATCCCAAAACCCACTCTTACAAACACACCTTTGTTTGTTGTCCTTTGCATGTCCCGTGTTTGTCGACAGTTGGTTCCGagtgaggaaaaaaaaaaaaaaaaaaaaaaaaaaagaaaaaaggggcGAGGAGGTGGCCCAGAAATCCGCAAATCCCGGGGAAGGCTTCCGGACATCCCCCTTTTCTCCGCGGGTTTCATCAAGATGCTCATCGCTCCGTCCTGAGGGTCTTGTTTGGATGCAGTATTCCGTGCCGCAAGCACAATTAGCAAATGTCTTGAGTGCTCCATTGATTTGAATACTCCGCGCGGAGTATATTACCTCTAGATATTAAGTCTTGCAAACTTAGTTGGGTGCATAATGACTTCGTCGGAGGGGCCATGGGTTGTTCACTAGCGGACTTCTATGCTTAAGTTGGGGCCAGGGTTGATCCCGCGGATCCCCCATGGCTTTCCCCCACAGCTATCCACTAGTCGAgtttacccttttttttttcttttttttctctgtctctctcttctccttccGGGAGGAGGTGGAAACGGGCATGTCATATCCTCGCGAGatggaaaaaataaaagtgGCTCCCTTTGCGCACAACTACGAGAGGTTCAGGCGGCTTTAGTATTAGCAACAGAGGCTACACGGTGTATGGATGAATGCGCGATTGGATTTTGCATGACAGGGGATCCAATAAATTTAATTGAAACAGTGGGCGCATGAAGAGCCAGTTATTGCAAAGTCTCGCAGCAAATCGGAGAGAAAGGCATTTTGTCTTTCTTGAGACGTTTCGATCCCGGTAGGCTAGTTTCTTACAGGTCTAGGATTATAGTCACTCTAAGTCCTATCTTGGAGGAGGCAAAATACGGAGAGACTCTTCGAGAACGCCTGAAGAGCAAAGCCCGACGATGTTCTGAGACTTTCTATCATGTACCTGTACTCACTTAGGGAGGAAGTAGTCGGTACGACCAGGACATCCTGTTACATGGCTCGGCGCTTAAGACGGAGGAGAACCCCTCCCTCCCCAGGATAAAGCTTCGAgaaagattttttttcttgacCATACGATAAGAAATGGGTGCTATCGAAGCGATTGGTTTACAACGACCCATCATGTGAGCAAGGAGAAACGAGGTGAGTCTTGAAAAACAGGCTTACCCGATCGGCCTACTGCGGTTGTCGCGGAGCGAAGAATCCAGATAAGCACCACGGGCAGCAAATGGAAAGGCTCGAAAATGGAGGCTTTCGCGGAATTCCCCCTCCCCTCTGCCCCGGAGCGGGTGGACCTAACTCGAGGACGGAGCAAATCATCTTTTGAAGAGTTGAGGGCAGGCAACCTACATATGTAATCGTTATTTATGTCATTGTTCACATGGCACGCGGCGCAGGGCCTGAGGGAGCGGCAAGGACGCTGGAACCTGAGCACAGGATTGTGAGTGCGGGAGCGGAGATTGAAGAAGCGGTATGATATCAAGCCGCATGAGCCAGAACCTTGGCGGCCAAGAGGGCCAAATCGCTGTTGAAAAAGGAGGCTGAGCTGGAGAGAACGCCAGATGGTACGATCCTTGCCTTTCTCGACCCAGAAGAGCAAGGAGAGCGGCGTCGAAAATCGGCGTCAATCAGTGCCCCTTTTCTCCCCGTTTCCTTTTGGTAGCGAGACTGCGGTTCCTTGCTCACCTTCGGGCGAATAAATAAAAACGATGGGAGGAGCATGGCTGTTTCAACGACGGCAGCTCGCGTTCCTAATCATGGTGATGGCCGGCCCGGTCCCGCTGGCGTAGCTCGCTAGCTTAGCTTCGTCCAGTCTCTCAGCGTGCGTTTAGTGAGGTACCCTCAATGGAGCTGGAACACGAGTCGATTCGAGCTGTCCCGACGGCTGTAACCGTATCGAGATGGAGAGGAGAAACAACGCTGTATGCCAGTACCTCTGTACGTACAGTACAAACGAACGAAGTATGTATACACCTatacgtactccgtacagcagAATGGGACCTCGTACAGAAGGGCTTGATATTATGCGATACCCACCACTAATCCGACGCGGCGCGGTGGATTCTCGACGACGGCGAATTTCTAGTGGGTAAGGCTCAGCAGGGAGTTTCAGGCGTAGGCCAATCGCAGCGAGGAAGAGCTTTGAGTTTTCTGTAACTTTAACGGATGGAAAACGGCACGCAACCTCCGGAGATGCAACAGTGCATGGAGCGACGGCCATTCAAACGTTGGGCATGTGTGCTATGAGGAGCTTCTTGATACGGCTGCCGACGACGATCTTGGACCAAGATCTACAGGCAATCTTGACGAATGTCAGCGTTCCGAACGGGAGCATTTTTGAATTCGCGCTCTGGAGGCCCGTCTGCGCCTGGAGTCCGCACGCCATACATACCTCCCCATCAGCATATGGAGTTGTCGACAGTAATTACTTAATGGCGGCGGCGATGGCGATGGTTAGTTACGACAGGCCGGAGATGGGATTAGTCATTCCCGCAGCGGAAAGCGAATAATAGAACGTTGCGCTTCATCCGCCTTCGCCTCGCCGTTGAGCCGTCTTTTTTCTTCCGCTCACCACCCTCCACCCCCTTGAGCAGGAAGACGTCAGTTCAGTCAAGCCACAAAACAGGAGCTAGCTAGTTGGTGAATGGGTTCATCGATCTCCCACGCTTGCTGAGATTACCGTTTTGCTCAAGTGATCGCGTTTTCACTCTGGACAATCACTTGTGGTCCATCTCCCGAGATCGACCATCCAATGCCTTGCTCAGGTTTCGTCAAACGGCCCTTAGCTGTCTTTTTCGCCCACTTCGCCCTCCACCCCGCTTATACTAATATCCACTGCGACCAAATGTTCAAAGATCCCCACGTGAGAACCTCTCGGGAGCAAAAACTTAACTCGACCTAAAATGATGATTCCTCCGTCATGCCTGACATATGTATGCCCTATGCCAAAGGCCGTGCTGAACCCCACAGTGATGCGTGCCTTATTTTTAACTTTTCTTGTTTCCTTCCTACTACTTCGTACAAGGCTCATCCTCTGACAGATCTTGGTCACAGCAACAACGCTAGGGATCCTGGCGACTATGGGTGACTGGAACAATTCTCGCATTGCTCGATAATAACAGCATTATACTCCATGACGGGAGCGTCGGGGGGTGCCATGATGGATTCCCCCCAACAGATTCTGTGTGGCATGTTGAAGGCGAGATGCCATGCGTCTCCTTCATTCATTTCCCAGATTCGGGTCGGCCAGCAGGCCGCCAGTAACTGTGTGCGCTCTGGGCACTTCGAGGCTTTAAGGAGCACACTGCCATTCCATAAATGACTGCTAGAATGGCGCACAGTGTCACCACTGTTACGTATGCTTCGTTTCTCTGTCGCTCTGCACACATAACGAAGCACTAATCGCCTCTCCCTCTTTTCGAACGGGAGACGGAGCATGTCTTCTCCCACCAATGAGCCTGCTCGCCCAGTCATTACCGTACGGTCCCGATACAGCAGCGTATTCGCGGAACACTGTATTTCATACGCAGTAACGAAACGGCAAATTCATTCACTGTTTCGCCGCCAATTATATCGCTTTTCTTTGGTTACAATACCCTCGCCTGTaattttgcttttttgcGGAATTTCCTCGCGCATTTCTTCGCCATATTGTTGGCCGTTGGCCGGCGATGCCTGCCACTCCTCTGTCCTATGGCAATTGGCGCTGATGACTACGCCCTCGAAATGGCCCTTCTCGCTCCTCTTctcccccttcccccccccctttttttttttttttttaagcgATACATCGATACCCTGCCAAAAGGCCATTTGGTATTGAACGATGGGGGATCTAATGTGCCCCTGTTCCATTGTGGTACAAGCATCCTCGGAATTCAGATTTCCTTGAAATGACAAAACGGCCTATCCTCGTTCATCCCAATCCATCGCCTTTAAAATGTATTATTGAAGCTTAACTAAAAGCGCCGAAAGCTCATTCCACAAGACCTTAAGTCCGCTTCTCCTCCCATATCCTAGCCCCAAGTTCCCTGGTCCTTAGGTTACGACAAAGGTCATGACTAGTAACCATTCCTATCGATAACTGTGACCCCTCACCGACCTGCTTTTCCTACTTAATGCATACATATCCTTACCTGCACGCCCTCGAAGTCTCGACCGGCTTGCCTACCAGCCCTGTATCTGCACCTCTTAGGTGATATATGCTGTTGGACATTGTCCTGCTTATTCTTCCCTCCCTGcactcttctctctcataCCACCGACTCTCATGCGCCGGCTTTGGGTTTTTCTTGAATGCTGCTTAGCTATACTCTGAATCTGCTGTTGGCCACCCCAAGGCCATCCAAACCTCTACAGCAGCTATATTCAATTTGACGATTCTTTCCTCAAAAACACACATCCAGCTCTATTAGCTTGTCGGCGGGGAGTGGACCTTTTCGCTCTGGGAATGGACACTGAAACCCAGCACCCCCAAGACCATGACTTGGGAACCCCCCATTGGGCCGAGATGGGATTGTTCAACTCCCCACATCATCCTCTTGGGGACTTTCATGGGTTTACATTTGGCTCTTCGCCCATTGTGCCCTTAGAACCCACTTATAGCATGTCGATACCGCAGTCCTTCCCCCCCCAGCAACTCGGCCCTTTGACTATGGCCCCGCAATGGCCCAGCATGTTGTCAACTCAACCAAATTATGCGCCGGTGCCTCTGGCACCGATGCCGATGCCGATGCCGTCACATCTACAAAACCTGCATGCCACGCATGTTTCAAGCTCACCGACGCCGCGGCGCACCTTAACGGATGCAGACCGCCGCAGGATGTGCATGTACCACGAGGAGAATCCACATGTAAAGCAAACTGAGATTGGAGGTACGGTTTATATCAGATCCTGTTGTATAATGTCTGGACCTCAATGCTAACCGTTAGTTTATAAAGCCATGTTCGGCGTTGAGAGAAGGTGATAGACTATTTCTGACCTAGAGAGTTCGTTTTCTTATTGCATCCTTCTGACAATAATTACTTTTACAGCACCGTTTCGAAGGTATTACGCCAGAAAGAAAAGTATCTTTATCCTGATGATGGTCGTCGGTCACCAATCAAAAAGACTAAAGGCAAATTCCCCGACATCGAACGAGCCCTGTCTAATTGGGCCCGAAATCATGTACGCCATGGAGGAGAGCTGAGTGATGCTATGATCAGGGAAAGGGCCCTTTTCTTCGCCAACAGTGTGGGAAGCCctgaaggccatcaaaagcTCTTGAGCTCCAGCTGGCTGGAAAAGTTCAAGCGAAAGAACTACTTGCCGGGATCATTGTCACGAAAAGGCTCATTGGATGCGACAAATACCTCAGAAAGCCCCGGTACCGCTAACTCCATTGTCCACACCCCGAATGACCAATCATCTGTGTCTCCTTCAGGCATGTTAAGCCCGTCTCCTGTATCCCCAAAGCAGGTAGCGAATGAATTCAGGAAAGAAAGTATTGATTGCATCACCACTCGAAGCAACGATGACTTCTCACAGACGTTTTCTCCGCTTACGTCGCCCCTGGGTACCAACACATCAGTCACTGCTTTTACATCGGAAATTCCTTTCACACCGGATCAGACAACACCAGGACACAATCCTGTAAGGCAGAGGAGTCAAACACTGCCTATTTTAGCCGCAGACCAGCCTTGTGTTTCCAGCGAAACAACGGAAGCTCCATTAATCCAGGGCCTAGAGCCTTCTGCTATCGACGATAATGTCAACGCTGCGGAAGAAAATCCAGCCGTGAGACGAAACCGCAGTCAGCCCCAAATCAAAACGGAACTATCCCATTTCTCAAAATCCAATACCATCTCTCCCATTAGCTCCCCTGGTTCTCCAACACAGGACGAAGCCCGTCGAGCTCTGGAGCTAGTAAGGAATTACTTCCAGAACCAGCCCTCTGGTATTGGGGCACAGGAGTTTATGACCATCGGCAAACTTATGGAGAAGCTGGAACTTGTCCAGAGTCAGGGTACAAAGCTGGAGCGTATCGACGAACATGCTGACTTCCCACGAATGACGAAGAAGCGCAGTATCCATACGTTATAATCTCGACCCATATGCTCCTATGCGAGTCAAAGTCCGATAGTACTTGGGATATCCTAGCCGGAAAGTGTGTATGATTTATTTCGATAACAACAGGTTGAGATCGAGTGGAAGCCAAACTCCAGTCAATCGAGTATACCGATGTATCCATATACAGGCTGGTATGTATGGCGGGGTCACGGTCTGTCTTTTATTTGGAGTGCTAGGTCTGCCCTGGTTCCTGGACCTCTTTGtcccatttttttttttttttaaattatttttattttacaAAGTTTCTACGTTAatctatttttattttttcctttctcgagtgttttttttttttttttttcttttttgattttcttctcgctTGATACTGCATTTTCTGGCCTATTTTGTTCATCGTATTCTTGTTTATGGTTTTATCTGTGGGGTTACTGGCGACCTTTTACATCGTGTACCGCTCGCGCGGACGGGGTACCTCTTCCTTACTTTCATCCTTTTTGGGAATTGGGAATGGGCTTTTTTTAGCAAGGGGATTACCAGGGTTGAAATGAAATCGGTAATGTATACCAAAGCATTTTCTATTGGAAACTGGGCGAGGGTAACAAGGTTTGAACTCACATATCATTATGGGCGCCTCTTATTTCGCTTGGCTTTTTTGTTCCCTTTATGACTTGGGTCTGAAAGAATCTTGCTTGATATTTCAAGTTTCCTGTTTTGCTCTCTCTGATAGGACGGCTTTGTAAATTGTAAGATCGAAGCGTCTCCGGACGttcctttttgcttttcctgATATCCCCACCCCAAAATGATGGGCGAGAGGTCCTATTCACTACATCTCCAGCAAGACCATTATGGTATGCATTATCTATTTGGAATATCATATCATTATCTGTGACTAATGTGTACATGTATGTACCTTCGTACCAGGCGTCAGGAGGCCCCTTCCGAAGCACAGATCAGCCCGGAAGGACCATGATCAAGAGGCGGGTTGCATCAACGCATGGGCCAGTGCCAGGTTCGCCAATATTTTGTCCCGCAGCTTGGTCTGTGCGTGAAAATCTCAAAGCCCGCGCTCAGCCATGAGCTCTCCAACGCCATGTTCCATCAGCTCAGGGACGAGCTTGACCAACACGACTTCGACGATAGAGTAGACAAGATGTTTGTTGCAATACGAATCCGAGAAAAGGTCCAGCACATCGCGCTCGATAGcgcgcagcagcagcagcagctcctcctcgtcctccaCCTGCTCTTTTTCGTATCCTAGGGCAAAAGTTGACAGGTCTAGTTTCTCGGGCTTGGTGTTTACCACCCTCCCCATGTCTGAGGTTGACGTTTGAGTTGCGCCCGGGTTGGAATGGGTCGGATCGAAATCGGTAATGGTCCCCGGTCTAGTTTCAGAGACCTCTGCGCCCGACAAAGGCGTAGAAGGAATAAGGCTAGGCGAAATCGATATTAGCGGGGAAGCCGCAGCCTCAGCTGGAGGAGGTATCACGGGGGAGGCGGGGTCATTTTCGCTCATAGCGCTTAGATTAATTCCACTGTATTCTTTGTCGGTCGGAATAGCGAAGATGGCCAATGCGACGCGCCTTGGGATCAGCCGAAGGATACTTCGGGCACATGCACGTTTAATAGAGTTTATTTTGGCGCCATTCGGCCGTTGGTCGGACGGGGTTTGCTGATGCGAATTTGAtgttggtggtggtgggGGTGCTGTGATCAGGGGTAGGGCTTCAGTTCCGCACTGTTTGCTAGTTGGAACTCCGATGTCGGCTTCTGGGGGGATCTCGATAGACGCTGGCCGGGCATTGGAGGGGAAAACGGTTGTTCGAACGGCGAGAAGCAAAGAAGGGAGTAAGCTTTGCGTAAAGAGGTGCTTCTGGATCGTCTGGCGAAGAAATCTATTTTTGGGaaggacaaaaaaaaaaaaattcagtCAAGGGTATACAAGCAACGAGGACATAGCGCCAAAAAGCTGAGCAGAATGTGAGAATGCGAATGCAAGAGGCATGCCAAGGcagagaatttgaagatCAGTGCAACGATCAAGGAGCCGTGCTCAGTCAAAGAAAGCCGCCAATCGAGTACCCGGCGGCAACGATGGCAATGCCGATGACTTTGGGCATGACCGATGATTTGATGCCTGATCGCGGCTCCAACCTTGGCCTGAGGAACAAAAGTGACTGCGAGAAAATGGTCAAGAAATGGGTAAAGATCGATGACGTTCGAGTGGGATTGCCCGTTCGGCCCAGTTTGAAATGCGCTCCAGAAAATGATTGGTACCTGACTCGGTAACGGGAGCAGCGAGCGccggagaaaaaaaagcaaaaatatCTCGTTGAAAAAAGAGCTTTTCCCAGATTTTACTTTTGGCCGGTTTTGCCAAAGGACACGGCGGGTGCATCGAACAAGAACAATGAGACACAGAGAGCAAGGCGCCATGCGAGCAATTCTCCCATTCGATGATGTAACTGACTCCGCTGGCGAGTCCTGAGCGGGATTGGAGCAGCTCCGCGAGCCTTTCGACGCGAAGGGAGGGAGGGGCGGGGATCTGCCAATCACAGAGACCGGCGGTGAAGAAGTGCAGAGTCTGGAGACTTTCTGCGGGCGGGCGGGAGGGCCGGCCCAGAGGACAGCGGGCGTGCCAGTTGCCAGCCACACCAGCCAACAAGCCAGCGCCAATGGGACGGGATGCAGCGCCGGGGTATGGAGTTATTTGGATTCTCTTTGACAGCGCTGCGGATCTTCCAAGGCGTCACTCGCATGCACGGGAAGGTTTTGCAGCGCTCCGTACCAGATGTGGGGTGGTGTGTGGGTGGCCGCGTATTGCTGTTACCATATTTACACAAATACGGGTAACAGAGGCCGTTGCGTGTTTGGAATAACCCAAAAGGGTCAAAATTGGGATATTCCGGGGATATGAGTGGTTAAGCGACAAAACGATATTGAAACAAAATGCAACGAAGCGAGACAGAACCGCTAGGAACATAACACGGTAATACCGCTGTGAATTTCCCAGATACACGTCCGGAACAGAAAACAGAAAACAGAACAGAAAACG includes:
- a CDS encoding uncharacterized protein (EggNog:ENOG410PIEJ~COG:S~BUSCO:7581at33183), giving the protein MDTETQHPQDHDLGTPHWAEMGLFNSPHHPLGDFHGFTFGSSPIVPLEPTYSMSIPQSFPPQQLGPLTMAPQWPSMLSTQPNYAPVPLAPMPMPMPSHLQNLHATHVSSSPTPRRTLTDADRRRMCMYHEENPHVKQTEIGAMFGVERSTVSKVLRQKEKYLYPDDGRRSPIKKTKGKFPDIERALSNWARNHVRHGGELSDAMIRERALFFANSVGSPEGHQKLLSSSWLEKFKRKNYLPGSLSRKGSLDATNTSESPGTANSIVHTPNDQSSVSPSGMLSPSPVSPKQVANEFRKESIDCITTRSNDDFSQTFSPLTSPLGTNTSVTAFTSEIPFTPDQTTPGHNPVRQRSQTLPILAADQPCVSSETTEAPLIQGLEPSAIDDNVNAAEENPAVRRNRSQPQIKTELSHFSKSNTISPISSPGSPTQDEARRALELVRNYFQNQPSGIGAQEFMTIGKLMEKLELVQSQGTKLERIDEHADFPRMTKKRSIHTL